In Streptomyces sp. NBC_01707, a genomic segment contains:
- a CDS encoding glycosyltransferase family 2 protein yields the protein MTSTPTGAGQDDDHSSRTTQLRLPPQLRTGVQRRHPKKALPRYDYEHYSRLAGPLTQPDPDKPYTVRFRSLLSQEPHRIRAALLLGAAPLVSLGLFAWLMQPEHWTRRDPNVKNDTLLILDIVMLVSIGLIELFRTMNVLSNAHATLVARDPVPVVPESGTRVAFLTSFVPGKEPLEMVTKTLEAAVRVRHRGPLHVWLLDEGDDPAVKEVCARLGVHHFSRKGVPHWNRTEGAHRARTKHGNYNAWLDAHGGAYDFFASVDTDHVPLPNYLERMLGYFRDPDVGFVIGPQVYGNYDTLVTKAAESQQFLFHALIQRAGNRYGAPMFVGTSNAVRISALQQIGGLYDSITEDMATGFEMHRARNPRTGRNWRSVYTPDVLAVGEGPTAWTDFFTQQLRWSRGTYETILKQYWRGIGTLPFGRLFNYTMMIIFYPMSALNWILAALSCALFLGMGASGVQIDPVVWMMLYGNASALQIGLYIWNRRHNVSPHEPEGSGGLAGMMMSALSAPIYARSLMDAVLRRKSSFVVTPKGDSSSPDTLFGTFRIHLFFILVFGGSLTASFVLGHSHPAMLAWAALALLITAAPIVCWRHTVRTEKKKRRGGPPPPQGGAPAPRPVHSPQERPGRLADDQTVQIALGGRER from the coding sequence ATGACGTCGACGCCGACCGGCGCCGGACAGGACGACGACCACTCCTCCCGGACCACACAGCTGCGGTTACCCCCGCAGCTGCGGACCGGGGTACAACGGCGCCACCCGAAGAAGGCGCTGCCGCGTTACGACTACGAGCACTACAGCCGGCTGGCCGGGCCACTGACCCAGCCCGATCCGGACAAGCCCTACACCGTGCGGTTCCGCTCGCTGCTCTCGCAGGAGCCGCACAGGATCCGCGCCGCGCTCCTGCTCGGCGCCGCACCGCTCGTCTCGCTCGGCCTGTTCGCCTGGCTGATGCAGCCCGAGCACTGGACCCGACGCGACCCGAACGTCAAGAACGACACGCTGCTGATCCTCGACATCGTCATGCTCGTCTCGATCGGTCTGATCGAGCTCTTCCGCACGATGAATGTCCTGTCGAACGCGCACGCGACGCTGGTCGCGCGTGACCCGGTCCCCGTCGTGCCCGAGTCCGGCACCAGGGTCGCCTTCCTCACCTCCTTCGTCCCGGGCAAGGAGCCCCTGGAGATGGTGACGAAGACCCTCGAAGCTGCGGTCCGCGTCCGGCACCGAGGACCGCTGCACGTCTGGCTGCTCGACGAGGGCGACGACCCCGCGGTGAAGGAGGTCTGTGCCCGCCTCGGGGTGCACCACTTCTCCCGCAAGGGAGTCCCGCACTGGAACCGGACCGAGGGCGCGCACCGCGCGAGGACCAAGCACGGCAACTACAACGCCTGGCTCGACGCCCACGGCGGTGCGTACGACTTCTTCGCCTCGGTCGACACCGATCACGTACCGCTGCCCAACTACCTGGAGCGGATGCTCGGCTACTTCCGCGACCCGGACGTCGGCTTCGTCATCGGCCCGCAGGTCTACGGCAACTACGACACACTCGTCACGAAGGCCGCCGAGTCCCAGCAGTTCCTCTTCCACGCACTGATCCAGCGCGCGGGCAACCGCTACGGCGCCCCGATGTTCGTCGGCACCAGCAATGCCGTGCGGATATCGGCCCTGCAGCAGATCGGCGGCCTGTACGACTCGATCACCGAGGACATGGCGACCGGCTTCGAGATGCACCGGGCCCGCAACCCGCGCACCGGCCGGAACTGGCGCTCGGTGTACACCCCGGACGTGCTGGCCGTCGGCGAGGGCCCGACCGCATGGACAGACTTCTTCACCCAGCAGCTGCGCTGGTCACGGGGGACGTACGAAACGATCCTCAAGCAGTACTGGAGAGGGATCGGGACGCTCCCCTTCGGCAGGCTCTTCAACTACACGATGATGATCATTTTCTACCCGATGTCGGCCCTGAACTGGATCCTGGCGGCACTCAGTTGCGCACTGTTCCTGGGCATGGGCGCCTCGGGAGTGCAGATCGACCCGGTCGTCTGGATGATGCTGTACGGCAACGCCTCGGCGCTCCAGATCGGTCTGTACATCTGGAACCGGCGGCACAACGTGTCTCCGCACGAGCCCGAGGGCTCCGGCGGTCTGGCGGGCATGATGATGTCCGCGCTCTCCGCCCCGATCTACGCACGTTCCCTGATGGATGCCGTACTGCGCCGCAAGAGCTCGTTCGTGGTGACACCCAAGGGCGACTCGTCCAGCCCTGACACCCTGTTCGGCACCTTCCGCATCCATCTCTTCTTCATCCTGGTCTTCGGCGGTTCCCTCACCGCGTCCTTCGTTCTCGGCCACAGCCATCCGGCGATGCTCGCCTGGGCCGCCCTGGCCCTGCTCATCACGGCGGCGCCGATCGTCTGCTGGCGGCACACCGTCCGCACGGAGAAGAAGAAGCGGCGCGGCGGACCGCCACCGCCGCAGGGCGGCGCACCGGCCCCTCGTCCGGTGCACTCCCCGCAGGAGCGGCCCGGCCGGCTCGCCGACGACCAGACCGTGCAGATCGCCCTTGGGGGACGTGAACGATGA
- a CDS encoding galactose oxidase-like domain-containing protein: MKYHPSRRTRRMAISTAVVLALSGANGPWLYRFGSERYHAYAINKPEYKAANGHWSFLDVPSEFRINTIHAALLHTGKVLLVAGSGNNQKNFDAKSFRSVLWDPAAGTFKNIPTPKDMFCSGHTQLPDGKLLIAGGTKRYEKLEGDVTKAGGLMIVHNEDPDKPVTLPAGTRFTGKGNGKTFVSKDPVLVERATKVFDRRTGAFLRNDPGLGRIYVESRQAGTEYGTGTQDNYRVSGLSGSDTRNVYGIAQKLALDKKDFQGIREAYEFDPVAEKYITVDPMHEARWYPTLTTLDDGKVLALSGLDEIGQIVPGKDEIYDPKTRKWKYTGIVRKFPTYPAVFLLNDGKLFYSGSNAGYGPADIGRDPGIWDLATNRFQKIPGLSDADEMETSATIRLPPAQDEKFMVIGGGGVGESERSSEKSRLVDLKDPDPEFRDGASLDEGTRYPSATLLPDDSVLVTGGSDDYRGRGGSNVLQARLYDAKTDRYKRVADPAVGRNYHSGSVLLPDGRIMIFGSDSLYADRANSRPGVFEQRIEIYTPPYLYRGSRPELTAGPKRLRRGGTGMFTTSRGSTITSAKLMRPSAVTHVTDTDQRSVELGLARTAGGISVTVPKNRALVPSGWYMLFVTDSKGTPSEGTWVEIP, encoded by the coding sequence ATGAAGTACCACCCGAGCCGCCGTACCCGCCGCATGGCGATCAGTACGGCGGTGGTTCTGGCGCTCTCGGGAGCGAACGGGCCGTGGCTGTACCGCTTCGGCAGCGAGCGCTACCACGCGTACGCGATCAACAAACCGGAGTACAAGGCCGCCAACGGACACTGGAGCTTCCTGGACGTGCCGTCCGAGTTCCGGATCAACACGATCCACGCCGCCCTGCTGCACACCGGCAAGGTGCTGCTCGTCGCGGGCTCCGGCAACAACCAGAAGAACTTCGACGCGAAGAGCTTCCGGTCCGTGCTGTGGGACCCGGCGGCCGGCACGTTCAAGAACATACCCACGCCCAAGGACATGTTCTGCTCCGGTCACACCCAGCTGCCGGACGGCAAGCTGCTGATAGCCGGCGGCACGAAGCGGTACGAGAAGCTCGAGGGCGATGTCACCAAGGCCGGCGGCCTGATGATCGTCCACAACGAGGACCCGGACAAGCCGGTCACCCTGCCCGCGGGCACCCGGTTCACCGGCAAGGGGAACGGGAAGACGTTCGTCTCCAAGGACCCGGTACTGGTGGAGAGGGCCACCAAGGTCTTCGACAGGCGGACCGGCGCATTCCTGCGCAACGATCCCGGGCTCGGCCGGATCTACGTCGAGTCCCGGCAGGCCGGCACGGAGTACGGGACGGGCACCCAGGACAACTACCGGGTCTCCGGCCTCTCCGGCTCCGACACCCGGAACGTGTACGGAATCGCCCAGAAGCTCGCCCTCGACAAGAAGGATTTCCAGGGCATCCGGGAGGCGTACGAATTCGACCCGGTGGCGGAGAAGTACATCACCGTCGACCCGATGCACGAGGCACGCTGGTATCCGACACTGACCACACTGGACGACGGGAAGGTCCTCGCCCTGTCCGGGCTGGACGAGATCGGGCAGATCGTGCCCGGCAAGGACGAGATCTACGACCCGAAGACCAGGAAGTGGAAGTACACCGGCATCGTCCGGAAGTTCCCCACGTACCCCGCGGTCTTCCTCCTGAACGACGGCAAGCTCTTCTACTCCGGCTCGAACGCCGGGTACGGACCCGCCGACATCGGCCGCGACCCCGGTATCTGGGACCTCGCGACCAACAGGTTCCAGAAGATCCCGGGACTGAGCGACGCCGACGAGATGGAGACATCGGCGACGATACGGCTGCCTCCCGCCCAGGACGAGAAGTTCATGGTCATCGGCGGCGGCGGGGTCGGTGAGTCGGAGAGGTCCAGCGAGAAGTCCCGGCTGGTCGACCTCAAGGACCCAGACCCCGAGTTCCGGGACGGCGCGTCGCTCGACGAGGGCACCCGCTACCCGAGCGCGACGCTGCTGCCGGACGACTCGGTGCTGGTCACCGGCGGCTCCGACGACTACCGGGGGCGCGGCGGCTCGAACGTCCTGCAGGCGCGGCTGTACGACGCGAAGACGGACAGGTACAAGCGGGTCGCGGACCCGGCGGTGGGCCGCAACTACCACTCGGGGTCCGTACTGCTCCCCGACGGCCGCATCATGATCTTCGGCTCGGACTCGCTCTACGCCGACAGGGCGAACTCCCGCCCCGGCGTCTTCGAGCAACGCATCGAGATCTACACCCCGCCCTACCTGTACCGCGGCTCACGCCCGGAGCTGACCGCGGGACCGAAGAGGCTACGGCGGGGCGGTACGGGGATGTTCACGACCTCACGGGGGTCGACGATCACGTCGGCGAAGCTGATGCGGCCGAGCGCGGTGACGCATGTGACGGACACGGACCAACGGTCGGTGGAGCTGGGGCTGGCGAGAACGGCGGGGGGCATCTCGGTGACCGTGCCGAAGAACCGGGCGCTGGTGCCGTCGGGGTGGTACATGCTGTTCGTGACGGACTCCAAGGGGACTCCGTCGGAGGGGACATGGGTGGAGATCCCGTAG